One stretch of Microvirga lotononidis DNA includes these proteins:
- the plsY gene encoding glycerol-3-phosphate 1-O-acyltransferase PlsY: protein MSDEANLLNMLAALIFGYLLGSIPFGLIFTRMAGLGDVRKIGSGNIGATNVLRTGRKGLAAATLIGDALKGTVAVLVAAQWGPQFAVVAALGAFLGHLFPVWLKFKGGKGVATFIGVLLGLKPLAALIFCLIWLAVAFVSKYSSLSALIASAATPVVLWLLGQPGMAGVSVILVALLWWKHSQNISRLLAGTEGKIGQKG, encoded by the coding sequence ATGTCTGACGAAGCCAACCTCCTGAACATGCTGGCCGCCCTGATCTTCGGCTATCTTCTGGGCTCGATCCCATTCGGCCTGATCTTCACCCGCATGGCGGGCCTCGGCGACGTGCGCAAGATAGGCTCCGGCAATATCGGGGCGACGAACGTTCTCCGCACCGGCCGGAAGGGCTTGGCGGCCGCGACCCTCATAGGTGACGCCCTCAAGGGGACCGTCGCGGTGCTGGTCGCCGCGCAATGGGGCCCGCAATTCGCCGTCGTCGCCGCCCTCGGGGCCTTCCTGGGGCACCTTTTCCCCGTATGGCTGAAGTTCAAGGGCGGCAAGGGAGTCGCTACCTTCATCGGCGTGCTGCTCGGCCTCAAGCCGCTGGCGGCGCTGATCTTCTGCCTGATCTGGCTCGCTGTCGCCTTCGTCAGCAAGTACTCCTCACTCTCGGCCCTGATCGCGAGCGCCGCGACCCCGGTGGTCCTCTGGCTTCTCGGTCAGCCCGGCATGGCCGGCGTGTCGGTCATACTCGTAGCGCTGCTCTGGTGGAAGCATAGCCAGAACATCAGCCGCCTGCTGGCCGGGACCGAGGGCAAGATCGGGCAGAAGGGATAA
- a CDS encoding dihydroorotase: protein MSNQPILFKNARLIDPASDREERGGVLVRDGVIQAVGPQVSEAADAQVIDCAGQVLAPGLIDMRAFIGEPGGPYRETLKSAGEAAAAGGVTTVVSMPDTNPVLDDPAVIDFIVRRARDTSIVNICPAAALTKGLEGQEMAEIGRLKEAGAIAFTDGARSVTNAQVMRRALTYARDFDALIVHHVEDPDLVGQGVMNEGEFASRLGLPGIPREAETVMLERDVRLVRLTGGRYHAAMISCADSAEIVRAAKGKGLPVTCGVSINHLALNENDIGDYRTFMKLSPPLRHEDDRQAMIEALADGTIDVIVSDHNPQDVETKRLPFAEAADGAVGLETLLSAALRLVHEGRISLPRLLRALSRRPAEILGLPGGRLSVGAPADLIVFDPDAPYVLDKRHLRSLSKNSPFDEARLEGQVSTTMVAGRVVFRRDTM from the coding sequence ATGAGCAACCAACCCATTCTCTTCAAGAACGCCCGCCTCATCGACCCTGCCAGCGACCGCGAGGAGCGCGGCGGCGTGCTGGTGCGCGATGGCGTGATCCAGGCCGTCGGTCCCCAGGTGTCTGAAGCGGCCGACGCGCAGGTGATCGACTGTGCGGGCCAGGTGCTCGCCCCCGGCCTCATCGACATGCGCGCCTTCATCGGCGAGCCGGGCGGTCCCTATCGCGAGACGCTGAAAAGCGCCGGCGAGGCGGCGGCGGCGGGCGGGGTCACGACCGTCGTGTCCATGCCCGATACGAACCCGGTGCTCGACGATCCGGCGGTCATCGATTTCATCGTGCGCCGCGCGCGCGACACGTCCATCGTCAACATCTGCCCTGCCGCCGCCCTGACGAAGGGATTGGAAGGGCAGGAGATGGCGGAGATCGGCCGCTTGAAGGAGGCCGGCGCCATCGCGTTCACGGACGGTGCCCGCTCCGTCACGAATGCCCAGGTCATGCGCCGGGCGCTCACCTATGCCCGCGACTTCGACGCCCTGATCGTCCATCACGTGGAGGATCCCGACCTCGTCGGGCAGGGCGTGATGAACGAGGGCGAGTTCGCCTCGCGGCTCGGGCTGCCGGGCATCCCACGCGAGGCCGAGACGGTGATGCTGGAGCGCGACGTCCGCCTCGTGCGCCTCACCGGGGGGCGCTACCACGCGGCGATGATCTCCTGCGCCGATTCGGCCGAGATCGTCCGCGCCGCCAAGGGAAAGGGGCTTCCGGTCACCTGCGGCGTCTCGATCAATCACCTGGCGCTCAACGAGAACGATATCGGCGATTATCGGACCTTCATGAAGCTCTCACCGCCCTTGCGTCATGAGGATGACCGGCAGGCGATGATCGAGGCGCTGGCCGACGGCACGATCGACGTGATCGTCTCGGACCACAATCCACAGGATGTCGAAACCAAGCGCCTTCCCTTCGCCGAAGCGGCCGATGGCGCGGTGGGGCTCGAGACGCTTCTCTCGGCTGCCCTGCGTCTCGTCCACGAGGGTCGCATCTCACTGCCGAGGCTCCTGCGGGCCCTGTCCAGGAGACCCGCTGAAATCCTTGGGCTTCCCGGCGGTCGCCTGAGCGTCGGAGCGCCTGCCGATCTCATCGTCTTCGATCCGGATGCGCCTTACGTGCTGGATAAGCGCCATCTCCGGTCGCTGTCCAAGAATTCTCCCTTCGACGAGGCGCGCCTCGAAGGTCAGGTCTCCACGACGATGGTGGCGGGCAGGGTGGTCTTTCGGCGCGATACGATGTAA
- a CDS encoding aspartate carbamoyltransferase catalytic subunit, protein MSDAPRSIFPHRHLLGIEGLSPLDIQALLDLADEQVEVSRQIEKSKSSLRGRTQINLFFEASTRTQSSFEIAGKRLGADVMNMQVASSSVKKGETLIDTAVTLNAMRPDIIVVRHHAAGAVHLLAQKVDCSVVNAGDGAHEHPTQALLDALTIRRNKGRIAGLTVAICGDILHSRVARSNMILLAAMGARVRLVAPSTLLPPGIARLGFETFTSMEQGLKDADIVMMLRLQRERMNGSFVPSVKEYFRFYGLDQEKLAFAKPDALVMHPGPMNRGVEISSDVADGAQSLIREQVEMGVAVRMAVLEALASHLPNR, encoded by the coding sequence ATGAGCGACGCCCCCCGATCCATTTTTCCCCACCGGCATCTCCTCGGAATCGAGGGGCTGTCTCCCTTGGACATTCAGGCACTTCTCGACCTCGCCGACGAGCAGGTCGAGGTGAGCCGCCAGATCGAGAAGAGCAAGTCGAGCCTTCGCGGCCGGACGCAGATCAACCTCTTCTTCGAAGCCTCCACCCGCACGCAATCGTCCTTCGAGATCGCAGGCAAGCGCCTGGGCGCCGACGTGATGAACATGCAGGTCGCCTCGTCTTCGGTGAAGAAGGGCGAGACCCTGATCGACACGGCCGTGACGCTGAACGCCATGCGGCCCGACATCATCGTCGTGCGCCATCACGCGGCTGGGGCCGTGCACCTGCTGGCCCAGAAAGTCGATTGCTCGGTGGTCAACGCGGGCGACGGCGCCCACGAACACCCGACGCAAGCCCTGCTCGATGCCCTCACCATCCGCCGCAACAAGGGGCGGATCGCTGGTCTCACCGTGGCGATCTGCGGCGACATCCTGCATTCCCGCGTGGCGCGATCGAACATGATCCTGCTCGCCGCCATGGGCGCGCGCGTGCGCCTCGTCGCGCCCTCGACGCTCCTGCCGCCCGGCATCGCACGCCTCGGCTTCGAGACCTTCACCAGCATGGAGCAGGGACTGAAGGATGCGGACATCGTCATGATGCTGCGCCTGCAGCGCGAGCGGATGAACGGCTCGTTCGTGCCCTCCGTGAAGGAATACTTTCGCTTCTACGGCCTCGACCAGGAAAAGCTCGCCTTCGCCAAGCCGGACGCGCTCGTGATGCATCCGGGCCCGATGAACCGGGGCGTGGAGATTTCCTCGGACGTGGCGGACGGTGCGCAATCCCTGATCCGCGAACAGGTCGAAATGGGCGTCGCCGTGCGCATGGCGGTGCTGGAGGCTCTGGCGAGCCATCTGCCGAACAGGTGA
- a CDS encoding isovaleryl-CoA dehydrogenase, whose amino-acid sequence MSPANDTHEVFNQTPPFGNVNLVAGNRPLLDALRVNGVDAEAEGLMTFGEAWGSAERLDIGRLANENPPNLRTHDPRGYRIDAVEFHPSYHVLMRASMEDGLHASTWDEPRNGHAHVARAARIYTAASVESGHICPITMTHASVAALAAAPDRLAEWLPRIRSRDYDSRFIPFWEKTAVTLGMGMTEKQGGTDVRANTTRATSRAGDEYVLTGHKWFMSAPMCDAFLMLAQAPGGLTCFLVPRFRPDGSLNALRLQRLKDKLGNRSNASSEVEFQDAFGWRIGEEGRGVRTIIEMVQLTRLDCAVASAGLVRMGLVLAMHHARHRSVFQKKLIDQPPMRMVLADLALENEAMTALSLRAARSFDLAPNDGHEAAYARLVTPAAKFGICKAAPRLLYEAMECLGGNGYVEESTLPRLYREAPVNAIWEGSGNVIALDILRAENREPEVAASVLERLMDDVADLPGASDAARDIVLALQSDDAEAKARFVAERLFVLAATAALARSAPAGITQAYALSRLASSARMIGANDLGAVEDPLLERASTAI is encoded by the coding sequence ATGTCGCCCGCTAACGACACCCACGAGGTCTTCAATCAGACGCCCCCGTTCGGCAACGTCAATCTGGTCGCCGGCAACCGCCCTCTGCTCGACGCTCTCAGGGTGAACGGCGTCGACGCGGAGGCGGAGGGCCTCATGACCTTCGGCGAAGCCTGGGGTTCGGCGGAGCGGCTCGATATCGGCCGGCTCGCCAATGAAAATCCACCGAATCTGCGGACCCATGATCCGAGAGGGTACCGGATCGACGCGGTCGAGTTTCATCCCTCCTATCATGTGCTGATGCGTGCCAGCATGGAGGACGGCCTTCATGCCTCGACCTGGGACGAGCCCAGGAACGGACACGCCCATGTGGCGCGGGCAGCCCGGATCTATACGGCGGCGAGCGTAGAGAGCGGGCATATCTGCCCCATCACCATGACCCATGCCTCCGTGGCGGCGCTGGCCGCCGCGCCGGATCGGCTCGCGGAATGGCTGCCGAGGATCCGATCGCGGGATTACGATTCCCGCTTCATTCCGTTCTGGGAGAAGACGGCCGTCACCCTCGGCATGGGGATGACCGAGAAGCAGGGCGGCACCGATGTCCGGGCCAACACGACCCGGGCGACCTCGAGGGCCGGGGACGAATATGTCCTTACCGGGCACAAATGGTTCATGTCGGCCCCCATGTGCGACGCCTTTCTGATGCTCGCCCAGGCTCCCGGCGGGCTCACCTGCTTCCTCGTCCCCCGCTTCCGACCCGACGGATCGCTCAACGCGTTGCGCCTGCAGCGGCTGAAGGACAAGCTCGGGAACCGCTCGAATGCCTCGTCGGAGGTCGAGTTCCAGGACGCGTTCGGGTGGAGAATCGGCGAGGAAGGCCGCGGGGTGCGCACCATCATCGAGATGGTGCAGCTGACCCGCCTCGACTGCGCCGTGGCCTCGGCGGGCCTCGTGCGGATGGGGCTGGTCCTTGCCATGCACCATGCCCGCCACCGCAGCGTCTTCCAGAAGAAGCTCATCGACCAGCCGCCCATGCGGATGGTGCTGGCGGACCTCGCCCTGGAGAACGAGGCCATGACGGCGCTCTCCTTGAGGGCGGCCCGCAGCTTCGACCTCGCGCCCAACGACGGTCACGAGGCGGCCTATGCCCGATTGGTGACCCCAGCGGCCAAGTTCGGAATCTGCAAGGCTGCCCCGCGCCTCCTCTACGAGGCCATGGAATGCCTCGGCGGCAACGGCTACGTGGAAGAGAGCACCCTGCCCCGGCTTTACCGGGAGGCGCCGGTCAACGCGATCTGGGAGGGATCCGGCAACGTGATCGCCCTCGACATCCTGCGCGCCGAGAATCGGGAGCCGGAGGTCGCCGCGTCCGTTCTGGAGCGCCTGATGGACGATGTCGCCGACCTTCCAGGGGCCTCGGACGCGGCGCGCGACATCGTGCTGGCCCTTCAATCCGACGACGCGGAGGCGAAGGCGAGATTCGTGGCCGAACGGCTCTTCGTCCTCGCCGCGACGGCAGCCCTGGCACGCTCCGCCCCCGCCGGGATTACGCAGGCCTATGCCCTGTCGCGCCTCGCCTCCTCGGCCCGGATGATCGGCGCCAACGACCTCGGGGCGGTGGAGGATCCCTTGTTGGAGAGAGCCTCCACGGCCATATAG
- the topA gene encoding type I DNA topoisomerase — protein sequence MKVLVVESPAKAKTINKYLGKDYEVLASFGHIRDLPAKDGSVDPEADFRMIWTLEDRGSKRVSEIAKAIKGAEKLILATDPDREGEAISWHVVEALREKRVLKDLPVERVTFNAITKDAVQTALRQPREIDQALVDAYLARRALDYLVGFTLSPVLWRKLPGARSAGRVQSVALRLVCDRELEIETFKPREYWSLIATLATKDGAVFDARLVGADGKKIQRLDIGNGKDAEAFKKDLELATFSVANIEAKPAKRHPYPPFTTSTLQQEASRKLGLAPAQTMRIAQRLYEGVDIGGETVGLITYMRTDGVDMAPEAVQSARRVIGKEYGDRYVPGAPRKYSTKAKNAQEAHEAIRPTDMSRLPKHVSKYLEPEQARLYDLIWTRTIASQMESAELERTTADITAQVGPRKLDLRATGQVIKFDGFLTLYNESKDDEADEDEGRLPPMKAGDPLERRRINASQHFTEPPPRYSEASLVKRMEELGIGRPSTYAAVLQTLRDREYVKIEKKRLVPEDKGRIVTAFLESFFRRYVEYDFTADLEEQLDRISNSEIDWKQVLRDFWRDFSAAIGETKELRMTEVLDALNDLLGPHIFPDKGDGSNPRTCPTCGTGQLSLKLGKFGSFIGCSNYPECKYTRQLAASGVEGEGDGSSENGGQPGVKVLGTDPETGLEVTLRDGRFGPFVQLGEGEKPKRSSLPKGMTPAQVDLEKALKLLALPRQVATHPESGEPILVSIGRYGPYVQHGKVYANLGPGDDVLEIGANRAIDLIVTKESGGGGGRRAADPGRPLGDDPESGKPIVVKAGRFGPYVTDGETNATLPRAMAAEAVTLEEAVELLKARRAAGPSKKAARGRKAPAKKAATKAPAAKKTAAKKAAPKKAAAKKTAAKKAPAKKAAKAG from the coding sequence ATGAAAGTCCTCGTCGTCGAGTCGCCTGCGAAGGCCAAGACGATCAACAAATATCTCGGCAAGGATTACGAGGTCCTGGCCTCCTTCGGGCATATCCGCGATCTGCCCGCCAAGGACGGCTCGGTCGACCCCGAGGCCGATTTCCGCATGATCTGGACGCTCGAGGACAGGGGCTCGAAGCGGGTTTCCGAGATCGCCAAGGCGATCAAGGGAGCCGAGAAGCTCATCCTGGCCACCGACCCGGACCGTGAGGGCGAGGCGATTTCCTGGCACGTGGTCGAGGCGCTGCGCGAAAAGCGGGTCCTGAAGGACCTGCCGGTCGAGCGCGTGACCTTCAACGCCATCACCAAGGACGCCGTCCAGACGGCCCTGCGCCAGCCGCGCGAGATCGACCAGGCGCTCGTGGACGCCTATCTGGCCCGCCGGGCGCTGGACTATCTCGTCGGCTTCACCCTTTCTCCCGTGCTCTGGCGCAAGCTGCCCGGCGCCCGCTCGGCCGGCCGCGTTCAGTCGGTGGCTCTGCGCCTCGTCTGCGACCGCGAGCTCGAGATCGAGACCTTCAAGCCGCGCGAATACTGGTCCCTGATCGCGACGCTCGCCACCAAGGACGGCGCGGTGTTCGACGCGCGCCTCGTGGGTGCCGACGGAAAGAAGATCCAGCGCCTCGACATCGGCAACGGCAAGGACGCCGAGGCCTTCAAGAAGGACCTGGAGCTTGCGACCTTCTCGGTCGCGAACATCGAGGCCAAGCCCGCCAAGCGGCACCCCTACCCGCCGTTCACCACCTCGACCCTGCAGCAGGAGGCCTCGCGCAAGCTGGGCCTGGCGCCTGCCCAGACCATGCGCATCGCGCAGCGTCTCTATGAAGGTGTCGACATCGGCGGCGAGACGGTCGGCCTCATCACTTATATGCGTACGGACGGCGTCGACATGGCGCCGGAAGCCGTTCAGTCCGCCCGCCGGGTGATCGGCAAGGAATACGGCGACCGCTACGTGCCGGGCGCGCCGCGCAAGTACTCGACCAAGGCCAAGAACGCGCAGGAGGCCCACGAGGCGATCCGCCCGACGGATATGAGCCGCCTCCCGAAGCATGTGTCGAAGTACCTGGAGCCCGAGCAGGCCCGTCTCTACGACCTCATTTGGACCCGCACCATCGCGAGCCAGATGGAATCGGCCGAGCTCGAGCGTACCACGGCCGACATCACGGCCCAGGTCGGCCCGCGCAAGCTCGACCTTCGCGCCACCGGCCAGGTGATCAAGTTCGACGGCTTCCTCACGCTCTACAACGAGAGCAAGGACGACGAGGCCGACGAGGACGAGGGCCGCCTGCCCCCGATGAAGGCGGGTGATCCCCTGGAGCGCCGCCGCATCAATGCGAGCCAGCACTTCACCGAGCCGCCGCCGCGCTACTCGGAAGCCTCCCTGGTGAAGCGCATGGAAGAGCTCGGCATCGGCCGTCCCTCGACCTACGCGGCCGTGCTTCAGACCCTGCGCGACCGCGAATACGTCAAGATCGAGAAGAAGCGGCTCGTGCCCGAGGACAAGGGCCGCATCGTCACGGCCTTCCTGGAAAGCTTCTTCCGCCGCTACGTTGAATACGATTTCACCGCGGACCTGGAGGAGCAGCTCGACCGTATCTCCAACTCGGAGATCGACTGGAAGCAGGTGCTGCGCGACTTCTGGCGCGACTTCTCCGCCGCCATCGGCGAGACGAAGGAACTGCGCATGACCGAGGTGCTCGATGCCCTCAACGACCTGCTCGGGCCGCACATCTTCCCCGACAAGGGCGACGGCTCGAACCCGCGCACCTGCCCGACCTGCGGCACGGGCCAGCTTTCGCTCAAGCTCGGCAAGTTCGGCTCCTTCATCGGCTGCTCGAACTACCCCGAGTGCAAGTACACCCGCCAGCTCGCCGCCAGCGGCGTCGAGGGCGAGGGCGACGGCTCGTCAGAGAACGGCGGCCAGCCCGGCGTGAAGGTCCTGGGCACGGATCCGGAGACGGGCCTCGAAGTCACCCTGCGCGACGGCCGCTTCGGCCCCTTCGTGCAGCTCGGTGAAGGCGAGAAGCCCAAGCGCTCGTCCCTGCCCAAGGGAATGACGCCGGCTCAGGTCGATCTGGAGAAGGCCCTGAAGCTCCTGGCGCTGCCGCGTCAGGTGGCGACCCATCCGGAATCGGGCGAGCCGATCCTGGTGAGCATCGGCCGCTACGGGCCTTACGTTCAGCACGGCAAGGTCTACGCCAATCTCGGCCCCGGCGACGACGTGCTGGAGATCGGCGCCAACCGGGCCATCGACCTGATCGTCACAAAGGAAAGCGGTGGCGGCGGCGGACGTCGCGCGGCCGATCCGGGGCGCCCCCTGGGCGATGATCCGGAATCCGGCAAGCCCATCGTGGTGAAGGCCGGCCGTTTCGGCCCCTACGTGACCGACGGCGAGACCAATGCCACCCTGCCCCGCGCCATGGCGGCCGAGGCGGTGACGCTGGAGGAGGCCGTGGAGCTTCTCAAGGCCCGCCGCGCGGCGGGGCCGTCGAAGAAGGCGGCTCGCGGACGCAAGGCTCCTGCCAAGAAGGCGGCCACCAAGGCACCGGCCGCAAAGAAGACCGCCGCGAAGAAGGCCGCGCCGAAGAAAGCAGCTGCAAAAAAGACCGCTGCGAAGAAGGCACCGGCCAAGAAGGCTGCCAAGGCGGGCTGA
- a CDS encoding MgtC/SapB family protein: MSEWLSSLSTDYANQIEMSLRLCAATIAGMAIGINRDIHDKPIGMRTLGLVSLGSAIVILAGSVYEGTHFGQDAVSRVIQGIMTGLGFLGAGAVLRAPDKMEVHGLTTAATVWIAAGLGVAAGLGAWFVTIAGTVVTLLVLTLGKSLEDMLTRLFSSGDKPGGE, encoded by the coding sequence ATGTCGGAGTGGCTTTCCTCACTCTCGACCGACTACGCGAACCAGATCGAGATGTCGCTGCGCCTTTGCGCGGCGACAATCGCCGGGATGGCGATCGGCATCAACCGGGACATTCACGACAAGCCCATCGGGATGCGGACCTTAGGCCTCGTCTCGCTCGGCTCGGCCATCGTGATCCTGGCCGGGTCAGTCTATGAAGGTACGCATTTCGGGCAGGATGCGGTCAGCCGCGTGATCCAGGGCATCATGACCGGCCTCGGCTTCCTCGGCGCCGGCGCCGTGCTGAGAGCCCCGGACAAGATGGAGGTTCACGGGCTCACGACCGCGGCAACCGTCTGGATCGCCGCCGGTCTCGGCGTCGCGGCGGGCCTGGGCGCCTGGTTCGTCACCATTGCCGGGACAGTGGTCACGCTGCTGGTCTTGACCCTCGGAAAGTCTCTCGAGGATATGCTCACCCGGCTGTTCTCGTCAGGCGATAAGCCGGGCGGCGAATGA
- the parE gene encoding DNA topoisomerase IV subunit B, which yields MTDNDDLFGGAGPKRAAPASARNAAVKVSRTAPPQGTPGEAGYDASAIEVLEGLEPVRRRPGMYIGGTDEKALHHLFAEVIDNSMDEAVAGHATFIEVELEEGGWLSVTDNGRGIPVDPHPKFPRKSALEVIMTTLHAGGKFDSKVYETSGGLHGVGVSVVNALSEILEVEVARGQQLYRQVFSRGIPQGKLETVGRVLNRRGTKVRFKPDWQIFGKDAHFQPRRLFKMARSKAYLFGGVEIRWKCAPSLIEGTENVPAEATFKFPNGLKDYLLHDIEGKELVTDQLFSGKITKPGSHGSLEWAVAWMTNEDGFSISYCNTVPTPEGGTHENGLRIALLRALREHAERVGQSKRMAAVTTDDVMATCASMLSVFIREPEFQGQTKDKLATVEAGRIVENAIRDTFDHWLAAAPQQANKLLDWVIDRAEERLRRRQEKEVARKTATRKLRLPGKLADCSNAGAKGSELFIVEGDSAGGSAKQARDRATQAVLPLRGKILNVASAGREKLHQNQQLSDLVQALGCGTGSHYKDSDLRYEKVVIMTDADVDGAHIASLLITFFYRQMPRLIDGGHLYLAVPPLYRLTQGSKSAYARDDADRERLMKTVFKGSGKVEIGRFKGLGEMLPAQLKETTMDPKKRLLLKVVVEADDKPEASDTVERLMGNKPEARFAFIQERAAFADEADLDI from the coding sequence ATGACAGACAATGACGATCTCTTCGGGGGCGCCGGGCCTAAGCGCGCCGCGCCCGCCTCGGCCCGCAACGCCGCCGTCAAGGTGTCCCGCACCGCGCCCCCTCAGGGGACGCCGGGGGAAGCCGGCTATGACGCGTCCGCCATCGAAGTGCTGGAGGGGCTGGAGCCCGTCCGCCGCCGTCCGGGCATGTATATCGGCGGCACGGACGAGAAGGCGCTGCACCACCTCTTCGCTGAGGTGATCGACAACTCCATGGACGAGGCGGTCGCCGGACACGCGACCTTCATCGAGGTGGAGCTGGAGGAAGGCGGCTGGCTTTCCGTGACGGACAACGGCCGCGGCATCCCGGTCGATCCGCACCCGAAATTCCCGAGGAAGTCGGCCCTCGAGGTCATCATGACCACGCTCCATGCGGGCGGTAAGTTCGATTCGAAGGTCTATGAGACCTCCGGCGGTCTGCACGGCGTCGGCGTATCGGTCGTGAATGCCCTCTCGGAGATCCTCGAGGTCGAAGTGGCGCGCGGCCAGCAGCTCTACCGCCAGGTCTTCTCGCGCGGCATCCCGCAGGGCAAGCTCGAAACCGTCGGGCGCGTCCTCAACCGGCGCGGCACCAAGGTGCGCTTCAAGCCCGACTGGCAGATCTTCGGCAAGGACGCCCATTTCCAGCCCCGCCGCCTGTTCAAGATGGCCCGCTCCAAGGCCTATCTCTTCGGCGGCGTCGAGATTCGCTGGAAATGCGCCCCCTCGCTGATCGAAGGAACGGAGAACGTTCCGGCCGAGGCGACCTTCAAGTTCCCGAACGGCCTGAAGGACTACCTGCTCCACGACATCGAGGGGAAGGAGCTGGTCACGGACCAGCTCTTCTCCGGCAAGATCACCAAGCCCGGCAGCCACGGCTCGCTGGAATGGGCGGTCGCCTGGATGACCAACGAGGACGGGTTCTCCATCTCGTACTGCAATACGGTGCCGACGCCCGAAGGCGGCACCCACGAGAACGGCCTGCGCATCGCGCTTCTGCGCGCGCTGCGTGAGCATGCCGAGCGCGTCGGCCAGTCGAAGCGCATGGCGGCCGTGACCACCGACGACGTGATGGCCACCTGCGCGTCCATGCTCTCGGTCTTCATCCGCGAGCCGGAATTTCAGGGCCAGACCAAGGACAAGCTGGCGACGGTAGAGGCCGGCCGCATCGTCGAGAACGCGATCCGCGACACCTTCGATCACTGGCTCGCGGCGGCGCCGCAGCAGGCCAACAAGCTCCTCGACTGGGTGATCGACCGGGCGGAAGAGCGCCTTCGCCGCCGCCAGGAGAAGGAAGTCGCCCGCAAGACGGCGACCCGCAAGCTGCGTCTGCCCGGAAAGCTGGCGGATTGCTCCAATGCCGGCGCCAAGGGTTCCGAGCTCTTCATCGTCGAGGGCGACTCGGCGGGCGGCTCCGCCAAGCAGGCCCGCGACCGCGCCACCCAGGCAGTCCTCCCCCTGCGCGGCAAGATCCTCAACGTGGCCTCGGCAGGCCGGGAGAAGCTGCACCAGAACCAGCAGCTTTCCGATCTGGTCCAGGCACTGGGCTGCGGCACGGGCTCCCATTACAAGGATTCCGACCTGCGTTACGAGAAGGTCGTCATCATGACCGACGCGGACGTGGACGGCGCCCACATCGCCTCGCTGCTCATCACCTTCTTCTATCGGCAGATGCCGCGCCTCATCGACGGCGGCCACCTCTATCTCGCGGTCCCGCCCCTCTACCGGCTGACGCAAGGCTCCAAATCGGCCTATGCCCGCGACGATGCCGACCGGGAGAGGCTGATGAAAACGGTGTTCAAGGGCAGCGGCAAGGTCGAGATCGGACGCTTCAAGGGCCTCGGCGAGATGCTCCCGGCCCAGCTGAAGGAAACCACCATGGACCCGAAGAAGCGCCTGCTTCTGAAGGTCGTCGTGGAGGCGGACGACAAGCCGGAAGCCAGCGACACCGTCGAGCGCCTGATGGGCAACAAGCCCGAAGCCCGCTTCGCCTTCATCCAGGAACGCGCCGCGTTCGCGGACGAGGCGGACCTGGATATCTGA